A section of the Methanobrevibacter sp. genome encodes:
- a CDS encoding Mov34/MPN/PAD-1 family protein, whose translation MSFISKLFGNNDEEFSEVRVDREVLESVIYYSKKAYPNEFLAFFDGEIKDKILYITGLIFVPGETCETGAVVHTEMIPMNTKYWGSVHSHPGPSARPSDADLMTFSKNGYFHMIVCLPYSLQTFKSYDRHGNPMDYTVGDYGYLNENNPDEFFDENDVVTDSDDFKPGFFDEEDDEFFKTLDEERVNHYEEYEKSHKLNNPSSNQIDIMSNTQLPHQVIRIELNPDGSVKKISKNKK comes from the coding sequence ATGAGTTTTATATCAAAACTATTCGGAAACAATGATGAGGAATTTAGTGAAGTCAGGGTTGACCGTGAGGTTCTTGAATCCGTAATCTATTACTCTAAAAAGGCATACCCAAATGAATTTTTGGCATTTTTCGATGGTGAGATAAAGGATAAAATTCTTTACATCACCGGTTTGATATTTGTTCCTGGTGAAACTTGTGAAACCGGAGCTGTAGTTCACACTGAGATGATTCCGATGAATACAAAATATTGGGGATCTGTGCACTCACACCCAGGACCAAGTGCAAGGCCATCAGATGCAGATTTAATGACATTTTCAAAAAATGGATATTTTCACATGATTGTATGCTTGCCTTATTCTTTACAAACATTTAAATCATATGATCGTCATGGAAATCCAATGGATTATACAGTTGGAGATTATGGATATTTAAATGAGAATAATCCAGATGAATTTTTTGACGAAAATGATGTCGTCACGGATAGTGATGATTTTAAACCTGGTTTTTTTGATGAAGAAGATGATGAATTCTTCAAGACTCTTGATGAGGAAAGGGTAAATCACTATGAAGAATATGAAAAAAGCCATAAACTTAACAATCCATCATCAAATCAAATAGATATAATGTCTAACACCCAATTGCCTCACCAAGTAATTAGGATTGAACTTAATCCTGATGGTAGTGTTAAAAAAATAAGTAAAAATAAAAAATAA